In Reichenbachiella agarivorans, one genomic interval encodes:
- a CDS encoding DUF4301 family protein, with protein sequence MFSEKDKKYIKERGSELSLVEEQIGNFKSGFPYLDIQRAASIGDGIIKLSEQDIADLIQDFESKMGTKKILKFVPASGAATRMFKDLFAYLDDHDMTGNKAVQQFVKGLKDFAFYEELKGQIADFDTATPDQIVSELLSDEGMSYGSLPKALLSFHNYEAGPRTPLEEHLVEGVHYAKSADGTVHLHFTVSPQHLDKFRTLVAEVQSGYEESYGVKFDLSFSQQKESTDTIAVDMNNEPFREDDGAILFRPAGHGALLENLNDLDADVIFIKNIDNVVPDRLKAETYTYKKALAGLLINYQTEVFSILENGISDPDAVAEDLAKKYFLTVSADFATLSKAQKTAQLVEKLNRPIRICGMVKNTGEPGGGPFWVKEADGSASLQIAETAQIDLDDVEKASLLKNSTHFNPVDLICAPKNYQGKKFDLLQYRDDDTGFISEKSKNGKDLKAMELPGLWNGAMAKWNTLFVEVPISTFNPVKTVNDLLKDSHQ encoded by the coding sequence ACCTGGATATTCAGCGTGCAGCTTCGATAGGAGACGGGATCATCAAATTGTCCGAGCAGGATATTGCTGATTTGATCCAAGATTTTGAATCCAAAATGGGCACTAAGAAAATTTTGAAATTCGTCCCTGCCTCTGGTGCAGCCACGCGGATGTTCAAAGACTTATTTGCTTATTTGGATGACCATGACATGACTGGCAACAAGGCAGTGCAACAGTTTGTGAAGGGGCTGAAGGATTTTGCGTTTTATGAAGAACTGAAGGGACAAATTGCTGATTTTGATACTGCGACTCCAGATCAAATCGTGAGTGAATTGTTGTCCGATGAGGGCATGAGTTATGGTTCTTTACCTAAAGCACTGTTGAGTTTTCATAACTATGAAGCTGGCCCGAGGACTCCACTAGAAGAACATCTCGTAGAAGGGGTACATTATGCCAAGTCCGCAGATGGTACGGTTCACTTGCATTTTACGGTGTCTCCTCAGCACTTGGACAAGTTCAGAACTTTGGTAGCTGAGGTGCAGTCGGGTTATGAAGAGAGCTATGGTGTAAAGTTTGATTTATCTTTTTCCCAACAAAAGGAATCTACAGACACCATTGCAGTGGATATGAACAATGAGCCTTTTCGTGAGGATGACGGTGCAATACTATTTAGGCCAGCAGGGCACGGAGCATTGCTGGAGAATCTCAACGATCTCGATGCAGATGTGATATTTATCAAAAACATTGACAATGTTGTGCCCGATAGACTCAAGGCAGAAACCTATACCTACAAAAAGGCATTGGCGGGACTGCTGATCAATTACCAAACGGAGGTATTCTCGATATTAGAAAATGGAATCAGTGATCCAGACGCAGTAGCGGAAGATTTGGCCAAGAAGTATTTTCTGACAGTAAGCGCAGACTTTGCTACCCTATCCAAAGCACAAAAAACGGCTCAACTAGTGGAGAAGTTGAATAGACCTATCAGAATATGTGGGATGGTGAAAAATACAGGCGAACCAGGCGGAGGACCATTTTGGGTAAAGGAGGCAGATGGTAGTGCCTCTTTACAGATTGCAGAGACCGCTCAGATTGATTTGGACGATGTAGAAAAGGCAAGCTTGTTGAAGAATTCGACGCATTTCAATCCAGTGGATTTGATCTGTGCTCCCAAAAACTATCAAGGCAAGAAATTTGACTTGTTGCAATACCGAGATGATGACACGGGTTTTATCAGTGAAAAATCGAAGAACGGAAAAGATCTGAAAGCCATGGAGCTGCCTGGACTATGGAATGGAGCGATGGCGAAGTGGAATACCCTGTTTGTAGAGGTTCCTATTTCCACTTTTAATCCCGTCAAAACAGTGAATGACCTACTAAAAGATAGTCATCAATAA
- a CDS encoding AAA family ATPase, translating to METSANIEEKKALQSKVKQVYEEVGKVVVGQQYMVNRLMIGLFTQGHILLEGVPGLAKTLTVNTLANVLHLDFKRIQFTPDLLPADLIGTMIYNQKASNFEVKKGPIFANLILADEVNRAPAKVQSALLEAMQEKQVTIGETTFPLDRPFLVLATQNPVDQEGTYPLPEAQVDRFMMKVHVDYPTKEDELEIMRRMSNMSFKEEVNTVLKKEDVFAIRKAINEVNLSESLEKYIIELIFATRDPKAYGMTEEANYIQFGASPRASINLNLAAKAVAFLDGRDFVLPEDIKEVAADVLNHRIILNYEAEADGITTQHIIATLLNKINVNR from the coding sequence ATGGAAACAAGCGCGAATATAGAAGAGAAGAAAGCTCTTCAGAGTAAAGTAAAGCAAGTTTACGAAGAGGTAGGTAAGGTAGTCGTAGGACAGCAGTACATGGTCAATCGTCTGATGATTGGGTTGTTTACCCAAGGTCACATCCTGCTAGAAGGAGTTCCTGGTTTGGCAAAGACACTGACGGTCAATACCCTTGCCAATGTCCTTCATTTGGATTTTAAAAGGATCCAGTTCACACCAGATTTGTTGCCAGCGGATTTGATTGGTACGATGATTTACAATCAGAAAGCTTCCAATTTTGAAGTCAAAAAAGGCCCTATTTTTGCCAATTTGATTTTGGCAGATGAGGTCAACAGAGCCCCTGCCAAGGTACAGTCTGCACTCTTAGAGGCTATGCAAGAGAAACAAGTAACGATTGGAGAGACCACTTTTCCATTGGACAGACCTTTCTTGGTGTTGGCGACTCAGAACCCAGTAGATCAGGAGGGTACCTACCCATTGCCAGAGGCGCAGGTGGATAGATTCATGATGAAAGTGCATGTAGACTATCCAACCAAGGAAGACGAACTGGAAATCATGCGTCGCATGTCCAATATGTCTTTTAAGGAAGAGGTTAACACAGTCTTGAAAAAAGAAGATGTGTTTGCGATCCGGAAAGCGATCAACGAGGTGAATTTGTCTGAATCTTTGGAGAAGTACATTATAGAGTTGATTTTCGCTACCAGAGATCCAAAAGCATATGGCATGACAGAAGAAGCCAATTATATTCAGTTTGGTGCATCACCACGTGCTTCTATCAACCTAAACTTGGCAGCCAAGGCGGTAGCATTTTTAGACGGTCGTGATTTTGTGTTGCCAGAGGACATCAAAGAGGTAGCTGCTGATGTGCTCAACCACAGGATTATCCTCAACTATGAGGCTGAGGCAGATGGGATTACGACTCAGCACATCATCGCCACTTTGCTCAACAAGATCAATGTGAATAGATAA